A section of the Solitalea canadensis DSM 3403 genome encodes:
- a CDS encoding RagB/SusD family nutrient uptake outer membrane protein — translation MKKTLIYTCILSTSMLFSCNNFLDQLPDSRSPLNNKEQIAELLTSAYPKASYIGFCEVMSDNAGEASEGSFYDSNARAFAWSDNYQPDAYDSPQTYWSACYAAIAVANQALEAIPENDKLYNAQRGEALVARAYSHFMLVNLFSKFYDQATAGNDPGIPYLTKPDTKMLTKYDRKSVAYVYEMIEKDLVAGMPLIDNNEYKVPGFHFNRSATYAFATRFYLFKKDYDNALKYAQLAFPGNTIGDYMRPTKLYRSKDAAYIRENFTRASEPSNLLLGEAASMWYRMNRAYTFGVNSEKISNIITGSNVNGAAWAISTYQVYGDGVKFAIKFREHFVTTSIGATTGEPYIMAPLFVTDEVLFNRAEAKIYKQDYDGALNDLNIFVAKNSNATSPLTYQKIENFYGSDLSKEQGLLATLLDFKRVAFIHEGMRWFDNIRYNMPIEHVYYNGSRIQLATNDPRRIMQLPPEATLSGLELNPR, via the coding sequence ATGAAAAAAACACTCATATATACTTGCATCCTTAGCACTTCAATGCTATTTAGTTGCAACAATTTTCTGGATCAATTGCCTGATAGTCGCTCTCCTTTAAATAATAAAGAACAAATTGCTGAATTATTAACGTCTGCATATCCAAAAGCAAGCTACATTGGATTTTGCGAGGTGATGTCTGATAATGCCGGAGAGGCTTCTGAAGGTTCATTTTATGATTCTAATGCCAGAGCCTTTGCCTGGAGCGATAATTATCAACCAGATGCTTATGATTCACCTCAAACCTATTGGAGTGCCTGTTATGCGGCAATAGCAGTAGCTAATCAAGCGCTTGAAGCAATTCCGGAGAACGATAAACTATACAATGCACAAAGAGGTGAAGCGTTAGTTGCCCGTGCTTACTCACACTTTATGTTAGTAAACTTATTCTCAAAGTTTTATGATCAGGCAACAGCAGGAAACGACCCTGGTATTCCCTATCTGACCAAGCCTGACACTAAAATGCTCACGAAGTATGATCGTAAATCAGTTGCTTACGTGTACGAAATGATTGAAAAGGATCTTGTTGCTGGGATGCCTTTGATTGACAACAATGAGTATAAAGTACCTGGATTCCATTTTAATAGGTCTGCGACTTATGCTTTTGCTACACGTTTTTATCTTTTCAAAAAAGATTATGATAATGCGCTGAAGTATGCACAATTAGCATTTCCGGGCAATACAATTGGAGATTATATGCGTCCTACAAAACTTTACAGGTCAAAAGATGCAGCTTATATCCGCGAAAACTTTACCCGTGCAAGCGAACCATCTAATCTTTTGTTAGGTGAAGCAGCTTCAATGTGGTACAGAATGAACAGAGCGTACACATTTGGAGTAAACAGCGAGAAAATTTCGAACATAATTACCGGTTCAAACGTTAATGGAGCCGCTTGGGCTATCAGTACTTATCAGGTATATGGAGATGGGGTAAAATTTGCGATCAAGTTCAGAGAACATTTTGTTACTACATCTATCGGCGCCACCACCGGAGAGCCTTATATTATGGCCCCATTATTTGTTACCGATGAAGTATTATTCAATAGAGCTGAAGCTAAAATCTATAAACAGGACTACGACGGAGCTCTTAATGATCTAAACATCTTCGTGGCAAAAAACAGTAATGCGACAAGCCCATTGACTTATCAGAAGATTGAAAACTTTTATGGCTCTGATCTTTCAAAAGAACAGGGATTGCTGGCTACCTTGTTAGATTTTAAACGTGTTGCATTTATTCATGAAGGTATGCGCTGGTTTGACAATATTAGATACAATATGCCAATTGAGCATGTTTATTATAATGGCTCCAGAATTCAGTTAGCTACTAATGATCCAAGAAGAATCATGCAGCTGCCTCCAGAAGCTACCTTATCAGGTTTGGAACTAAATCCACGGTAA
- a CDS encoding zinc-binding metallopeptidase, with translation MKKLYNYIYLLAFSTIIVTGCQKEDDLVMPSFEQLEGETWTKTDLDIWIEQQLGIPYNIEAKYRWDKNEVKPNKSFIPPDTASVREVFNVLINGMIDPYVENVGSYFVKTYLPRQYVIVGSYEWNSNQTITLGTAEGGRKITLYGIRNYVAANDQGLTRQLLHTLHHEFAHILHQNIMYPKEFKTITGSEYSADWNNLSLAEAYQKGFISQYSRSNPDDDFVEMVSIMLVNGKDWFEALLASDKTNADSRALLRRKEAIVRNYFRDVYKVNFDDLQNSVQKGINEGIF, from the coding sequence ATGAAGAAACTATATAATTATATCTATCTCCTGGCTTTCTCAACAATCATTGTAACTGGTTGTCAAAAGGAGGATGATTTAGTAATGCCAAGCTTTGAACAATTGGAAGGTGAAACCTGGACTAAAACGGATCTGGATATATGGATTGAGCAACAGTTGGGGATCCCTTATAACATTGAGGCAAAATATCGTTGGGACAAGAATGAAGTTAAGCCAAACAAATCATTTATCCCACCAGATACAGCATCTGTACGCGAGGTATTTAATGTATTAATCAATGGAATGATTGACCCTTACGTTGAAAACGTAGGTTCTTATTTTGTAAAAACCTATTTACCAAGACAGTATGTTATTGTTGGCAGTTACGAATGGAACTCTAATCAGACAATCACATTAGGTACTGCCGAAGGTGGAAGAAAAATCACCTTGTATGGCATCAGAAATTATGTTGCTGCTAATGATCAAGGGTTAACCAGACAACTATTACATACGTTGCATCATGAGTTTGCTCACATCCTGCATCAGAATATAATGTATCCAAAAGAATTCAAGACCATTACCGGTAGTGAATACAGTGCCGATTGGAACAATTTATCACTTGCTGAAGCTTATCAAAAAGGGTTTATCAGTCAATATTCGCGCAGTAATCCGGATGATGATTTTGTAGAAATGGTGTCTATAATGCTTGTAAATGGAAAAGATTGGTTTGAGGCCCTATTGGCAAGCGATAAAACCAATGCGGATTCAAGAGCACTGCTTAGAAGAAAAGAAGCTATTGTAAGAAACTATTTCAGAGATGTTTATAAAGTCAACTTTGACGACTTACAAAATTCAGTGCAAAAAGGAATTAATGAAGGTATTTTTTAG